One region of Flavobacterium sp. KACC 22763 genomic DNA includes:
- the ftsZ gene encoding cell division protein FtsZ → MMSNSEFGSISFDLPKNQSNVIKVIGVGGGGSNAINHMFKQGIKGVDFIVCNTDSQALQNSSVPNKIQLGVNLTEGLGAGANPDVGQQSAIESISDIEKMLDKNTKMVFITAGMGGGTGTGAAPVIAQLAKEREILTVGIVTIPFQFEGKVRQEQAIIGIEKLRKQVDSLIVINNNKLREVYGNLGFKAGFSKADEVLATASRGIAEVITHHYTQNIDLRDAKTVLANSGTAIMGSSVAEGDNRAKDAIVSALDSPLLNDNKITGAKNVLLLIVSGTNEITLDEIGEINDHIQDEAGYNANIIMGVGEDETLGEAIAVTIIATGFDVEQQNEIVNTEPKKIIHTLEDEQRSVHNLTNKPLASFDLTVDTPTAKVEDKVVFDLIDDDETFTPTAQAVAPAMNQEELVVMSEFIKNLDVTFEIVSPITDIDFTISSPEVPAVQQVQQVQQQQPFQPVQQQRVFEKEEQTAFSFDLPLFKQEPVKREPVVEDNRVLFELTNETRDIKVNDPVQFVPVTEVSDNGIIKYSLEEYMEVENDLLASKPVEKVVEPTIPEELNITLKQRVDFASQPDISTTSEVSPLELTIEETLRLRAEERRKKLKEFNYKFHNNVSRIDELEKEPAYKRLGIDLSNSQSNNTNSRISVGTDSNNDLQLRSNNSFLHDNVD, encoded by the coding sequence ATGATGAGCAACTCAGAATTTGGAAGTATTTCATTTGATTTACCAAAAAATCAATCAAATGTAATCAAAGTAATAGGTGTAGGTGGAGGCGGAAGTAACGCAATTAACCACATGTTCAAACAAGGTATTAAAGGCGTAGATTTTATCGTTTGTAATACCGATTCGCAAGCGCTTCAAAATAGTTCAGTACCCAATAAGATTCAGTTAGGAGTTAATTTAACTGAAGGGCTAGGAGCAGGAGCAAACCCAGACGTTGGACAGCAGTCGGCAATCGAAAGTATTTCGGATATTGAAAAAATGTTGGATAAAAATACTAAGATGGTATTCATTACTGCTGGTATGGGTGGAGGAACTGGAACTGGTGCAGCTCCGGTAATTGCTCAATTAGCAAAAGAAAGAGAAATATTAACAGTTGGTATCGTGACAATTCCGTTTCAATTTGAAGGGAAAGTGCGTCAGGAACAGGCAATTATTGGAATTGAGAAATTGCGTAAGCAGGTCGATTCTTTAATTGTAATCAACAACAATAAATTAAGAGAAGTATACGGAAATCTTGGCTTTAAAGCTGGATTCTCTAAAGCGGATGAAGTTTTGGCAACAGCCTCTAGAGGTATTGCTGAAGTAATTACGCACCACTATACTCAAAATATCGATTTACGTGACGCAAAAACTGTTTTGGCTAACAGCGGAACTGCGATCATGGGATCTTCTGTGGCTGAAGGCGACAACAGAGCTAAAGATGCTATTGTTTCAGCGTTAGATTCTCCATTGTTAAATGACAATAAAATTACGGGTGCCAAAAACGTATTGTTGCTTATCGTTTCTGGAACTAATGAGATCACTCTTGACGAAATTGGAGAAATCAACGACCACATTCAAGATGAAGCTGGTTACAATGCAAATATCATTATGGGGGTTGGTGAAGACGAAACTCTTGGTGAGGCTATTGCTGTAACTATTATTGCTACAGGTTTTGATGTAGAACAACAAAATGAAATTGTAAATACAGAGCCAAAGAAAATCATTCATACGTTAGAAGATGAGCAGAGAAGTGTTCATAATTTAACAAACAAACCACTTGCTTCTTTTGACCTAACTGTTGATACACCGACAGCAAAAGTGGAAGATAAAGTTGTTTTTGATTTAATTGACGATGATGAAACCTTTACTCCAACTGCACAAGCTGTTGCTCCAGCAATGAATCAGGAAGAGTTAGTGGTGATGTCTGAGTTTATCAAAAATCTAGATGTAACTTTCGAAATTGTTTCACCAATTACAGATATCGATTTTACAATTTCATCTCCTGAGGTACCAGCTGTTCAACAAGTTCAGCAAGTACAGCAACAACAGCCATTCCAGCCAGTGCAACAACAAAGAGTTTTCGAAAAAGAAGAACAAACAGCTTTCTCTTTTGATCTTCCTTTGTTTAAGCAAGAGCCTGTAAAAAGAGAGCCAGTTGTTGAGGATAATAGAGTTTTGTTTGAATTGACAAATGAAACTCGTGATATTAAAGTAAACGATCCAGTACAATTTGTTCCTGTAACTGAAGTTTCAGACAACGGAATTATTAAATATTCTTTAGAGGAATATATGGAAGTTGAAAATGATTTATTAGCTTCTAAACCAGTTGAAAAAGTAGTTGAGCCTACAATTCCAGAAGAATTAAATATTACATTGAAACAAAGAGTTGATTTTGCAAGTCAGCCTGATATTTCAACAACTTCTGAAGTTTCTCCTTTAGAATTAACTATTGAAGAAACATTGCGTTTAAGAGCAGAAGAAAGAAGAAAGAAACTAAAAGAATTTAACTATAAATTCCACAACAATGTTTCTAGAATTGATGAGTTGGAAAAAGAGCCAGCTTACAAAAGATTAGGAATAGATTTGTCTAATTCTCAGTCTAATAATACTAATTCTAGAATCTCTGTTGGAACAGACAGTAATAATGATTTACAATTACGTTCAAACAATTCATTTTTGCACGATAACGTAGATTAA
- a CDS encoding GatB/YqeY domain-containing protein has product MSLQTQIMDEIKTAMKAKDTVALEALRAVKSELLLASTASGSKEDLSEDEEIKLLQRLVKTRKESARIFTEQNRPDLAEPELAQVAVIEKFLPAQLSEEEVEAVIAKIIAETGASGIASMGKVMGLASAQLGGTAEGKTISTIVKKLLS; this is encoded by the coding sequence ATGAGTTTACAAACACAAATCATGGACGAAATTAAAACGGCCATGAAAGCAAAAGATACAGTAGCTTTAGAAGCTTTAAGAGCTGTTAAATCTGAATTATTATTGGCTTCAACTGCTTCAGGATCTAAAGAAGATTTATCAGAAGATGAAGAAATTAAATTACTTCAGAGATTGGTTAAAACTCGTAAAGAGAGCGCAAGAATCTTTACAGAGCAAAACCGTCCAGATTTAGCAGAACCAGAATTGGCTCAAGTTGCTGTAATCGAGAAGTTTTTGCCAGCTCAATTAAGCGAAGAAGAAGTAGAAGCTGTAATTGCAAAAATCATTGCTGAAACAGGAGCTTCTGGAATTGCTTCAATGGGTAAAGTAATGGGATTAGCATCTGCTCAATTAGGCGGAACTGCTGAAGGAAAGACCATTTCTACAATTGTGAAAAAATTACTGTCGTAA
- a CDS encoding AraC family transcriptional regulator has translation MTKEESIKEYYFRINKSIDYIKENLHEELSLEQLAVLSNFSKFHFHRIFKSVTGKTINDFIKNAKIERALFFLMNNPSKTISEIATDCGFLSISSFSRAFREVKQQTPSEWRKLYKNSNIGIIDSNIGKMQSEIENYLALKLNNLKNIEMSETMKLDFEVKKLDAFNVIYIRNLNIHKHDSETFEDMFKQLFSWASPRNLVNFPETKALTVYRSNANLEGMLQADVCLSVPEKIIGEGIIGNTTISGGLYAIFHKEAPMSECFKTWNYIYEVWFEENGYQPDNRNFFLSHLNDPKLHPENHHIIDIYIPIKLL, from the coding sequence ATGACAAAAGAAGAATCTATTAAAGAGTATTATTTTAGAATCAATAAGAGTATAGATTATATTAAAGAAAATCTTCATGAAGAACTTTCTTTAGAGCAATTGGCTGTTCTTTCGAATTTTTCAAAATTTCATTTTCATAGAATTTTTAAGTCAGTTACAGGAAAAACAATTAATGATTTTATTAAAAATGCAAAAATTGAAAGAGCTTTATTCTTCTTAATGAACAATCCTTCCAAAACAATTAGCGAAATAGCAACTGATTGTGGTTTTTTAAGTATTTCATCCTTTTCAAGAGCTTTTCGTGAAGTTAAACAGCAAACACCTTCTGAATGGCGGAAGTTGTATAAAAATAGCAATATTGGTATAATAGATAGCAATATTGGAAAAATGCAGTCCGAAATCGAAAACTACCTTGCACTCAAATTAAATAATTTAAAAAATATTGAAATGAGTGAAACTATGAAACTTGATTTTGAAGTCAAAAAACTGGATGCATTTAATGTTATTTATATTCGAAATCTGAATATTCACAAACATGATAGCGAGACATTTGAAGATATGTTTAAACAGCTTTTTAGTTGGGCTTCTCCGAGAAATTTGGTGAATTTTCCTGAAACAAAAGCGTTAACCGTCTATAGGAGTAATGCTAATTTAGAAGGAATGCTTCAAGCAGATGTTTGTTTGTCTGTTCCTGAAAAAATAATAGGAGAAGGGATAATTGGCAATACGACAATAAGTGGCGGATTGTATGCTATTTTCCATAAAGAAGCGCCAATGTCAGAATGCTTTAAAACATGGAATTATATTTACGAAGTATGGTTTGAAGAAAATGGGTATCAGCCAGATAATAGAAATTTCTTCTTAAGTCATTTAAATGATCCTAAATTACATCCCGAAAATCATCATATTATTGATATTTATATACCAATAAAATTACTGTGA
- a CDS encoding helix-turn-helix domain-containing protein has protein sequence MMLNSQSIGNKIVAARKKVNLSQAELAQKVSISPQAVGKWERGESMPDITTLNRLAEILGVDLNYFSDSFQTEKNAAPFIEKISKETGERAKNNPSEKFDWNWDMSQGNWIDADFSGLKNLKEKFSSSNMKNCKFIKSDLSGLILGKNNIEACDFSNSDIRNTKIQSSNLSNNQFNNCYFIDANIFKSNIEKCNFSEADFSGAEILESNLESSIVNDVVWKFTKFCKSSISNIVFTGAFEDCHFENCSFYGVKFQDATILNTFFKYNDRFKKVQFINCKVDKITYAFLKNNQANLTGISILEDIDKQ, from the coding sequence ATGATGCTAAATTCACAATCAATTGGCAATAAAATTGTCGCAGCAAGAAAGAAAGTAAATCTTTCACAAGCTGAACTTGCACAAAAGGTATCTATAAGTCCTCAAGCAGTTGGCAAATGGGAGCGTGGCGAATCTATGCCGGATATCACGACATTAAACCGACTTGCGGAAATTCTGGGTGTCGACCTTAACTATTTCTCCGATAGTTTTCAGACAGAAAAAAATGCAGCACCATTTATTGAAAAGATTTCTAAAGAAACAGGAGAGCGCGCAAAAAACAATCCAAGTGAAAAATTTGACTGGAATTGGGATATGTCGCAAGGTAATTGGATTGATGCTGATTTTTCGGGTTTAAAAAACTTAAAGGAAAAATTTAGCTCTTCAAATATGAAGAACTGCAAGTTTATAAAATCTGATTTATCTGGATTAATTCTGGGAAAAAACAATATTGAAGCGTGCGATTTCTCTAATTCGGACATTAGAAACACCAAAATCCAGTCTTCTAATCTTTCAAACAATCAGTTTAACAACTGCTATTTTATTGATGCTAATATTTTTAAAAGTAATATTGAAAAATGTAATTTTTCTGAAGCAGACTTTTCGGGTGCAGAAATTCTAGAATCAAACTTAGAGAGCAGTATTGTAAATGATGTCGTATGGAAGTTTACGAAATTTTGCAAATCAAGCATTAGTAATATTGTATTCACAGGAGCTTTTGAAGACTGTCATTTTGAAAATTGTTCCTTCTATGGAGTTAAATTTCAGGACGCGACAATTTTAAACACTTTTTTTAAGTATAATGATAGATTTAAAAAAGTTCAATTTATTAATTGTAAAGTTGACAAAATTACTTACGCATTTTTAAAAAACAACCAGGCAAATTTGACCGGAATTTCAATATTAGAAGATATTGACAAACAATAG
- a CDS encoding GNAT family N-acetyltransferase codes for MELNFKDFPKLITERLVLRNIENTDVALIHKLHSDAIVNAFVGRENSSSLKKAEEYIIKMQNLIARNECIYWVITEKGNNNLIGSVCLWNFDIENEIVEIGYEMLSEFQGKGIMSEAINKIIEYAFEKIKAKIITAFPSSDNINSVSILKKMNFELENEKYNNTHENVKNLVTYTFRNSKNQ; via the coding sequence ATGGAATTGAATTTTAAAGATTTCCCTAAACTGATTACCGAAAGATTAGTATTAAGAAACATTGAAAACACTGATGTTGCTTTAATACATAAATTACATTCTGATGCAATTGTAAATGCTTTTGTTGGAAGAGAAAATTCATCAAGCTTAAAAAAAGCAGAAGAATATATAATCAAAATGCAAAATTTAATTGCAAGAAATGAATGCATTTATTGGGTTATAACAGAAAAAGGAAATAACAACCTAATTGGTTCAGTTTGTTTATGGAATTTTGATATTGAAAATGAAATTGTAGAAATAGGATATGAAATGTTGAGTGAATTTCAAGGCAAAGGAATAATGTCCGAAGCAATCAACAAAATAATAGAATATGCGTTTGAAAAAATAAAAGCAAAAATAATAACTGCTTTCCCCTCTTCTGACAATATTAATTCTGTATCAATATTAAAGAAAATGAACTTTGAACTGGAGAATGAAAAATATAATAATACCCATGAGAATGTAAAAAATCTGGTAACTTACACTTTTAGAAACAGTAAAAATCAATAA
- a CDS encoding Mpo1 family 2-hydroxy fatty acid dioxygenase has protein sequence MRTLDQWFAEYAVSHQNPTNKAIHYICVPAIFFSIVGLLMSIPSGIIANTLNLNLPIVENWAFVVLLFVLVFYIRLSVAMAIKIALFSGICLILNYYIGQVVPLWAFSIGVFIIAWIGQFYGHNIEGKKPSFLKDLQFLLIGPAWVVENLFSRK, from the coding sequence ATGAGAACATTAGATCAATGGTTTGCAGAATATGCCGTAAGTCACCAAAACCCGACCAATAAAGCGATTCATTACATTTGCGTTCCCGCAATTTTCTTTTCTATTGTTGGATTGTTAATGAGTATTCCGAGCGGAATTATTGCCAACACTTTAAACCTAAATTTACCTATTGTCGAAAACTGGGCTTTTGTAGTTCTACTTTTTGTTTTGGTTTTCTACATTAGATTATCAGTTGCAATGGCAATTAAAATTGCTTTGTTCTCGGGAATCTGCTTAATCTTAAATTATTATATCGGACAAGTTGTACCGTTGTGGGCATTCTCAATAGGCGTTTTTATTATTGCTTGGATCGGACAATTTTACGGACATAATATTGAAGGCAAAAAACCTTCTTTCTTAAAAGATCTTCAGTTTTTATTGATTGGCCCTGCTTGGGTTGTTGAGAATTTGTTTTCTAGGAAATAA
- a CDS encoding DUF2199 domain-containing protein, translating into MKSSYKCSCCGEVFDEMPLCFGNEFPAYYFTIPPEEREQRIEYGGSWCYVDEEHFFHRGRLTIPIIDYHEDLIFNVWTTISEDNFCLRMDLWEDSNRINQEPYFGWMQTDVPTYGKTISLKSIAIEQDLGLIPEIKLIEENHPLTLDQENGITLEKAISIVDEIMKIQHGKS; encoded by the coding sequence ATGAAATCAAGCTACAAATGTTCCTGCTGCGGAGAAGTTTTTGACGAAATGCCTTTATGTTTCGGCAACGAATTTCCTGCTTATTATTTTACAATTCCGCCCGAAGAAAGAGAACAAAGAATTGAATATGGAGGAAGCTGGTGTTATGTTGATGAAGAACATTTTTTTCATCGCGGAAGATTAACCATTCCGATAATCGATTATCATGAAGATTTGATTTTTAATGTCTGGACTACGATAAGCGAAGATAATTTCTGCCTTAGAATGGATTTATGGGAAGATTCAAATAGAATTAATCAAGAGCCTTATTTTGGCTGGATGCAGACTGATGTTCCCACTTACGGCAAAACCATATCTCTAAAATCAATCGCCATTGAACAAGATTTAGGATTAATTCCTGAAATAAAACTGATTGAAGAAAACCATCCCTTGACCCTAGATCAGGAAAACGGAATTACCTTGGAAAAAGCCATTTCGATTGTAGATGAAATAATGAAAATACAGCACGGTAAAAGCTAA
- a CDS encoding T9SS type A sorting domain-containing protein — translation MKRTLLYTLFLLFTFSLYSQPTIQWQKSIGGTKNDFGRKIIKTSDGGYISAGYTMSNDKDIINNHGNTDIIVIKLSSTGTIQWQKTYGGSNSDTASAIQQTLDGGYIIAGTTSSNDGDVTGYKGGYSDYWIIKISNDGTIEWQKCFGGTNTDSGSDVQQTADGGYIVCGSASSNDGDVSGNHMGNGASTDYWVVKLTNTGSIMWQKCYGSNYEEILHSIKLTSDGGFILNGETSGNGGDVTGFKGEVDYWVVKINSSGVLEWQKALGGSKSDYGVDIIQNSKGNYIAVGYIASTDRDVTNSYDNGDAWIVELSSTGNIIWQKSIGGTGSDYLYSVNQTTDGGYILAGDTSSNDFDATGHHGTSFNFDFWIVKLSNNGNVEWSKSLGGSATDTASMVNETSSGNYIAAGYSYSSDGDLTINNGESDIWIVNLGNNLSIPNRNTNPVLSFFPNPTKEFINLHVDPSLMGAFYKIYDQSSKLVKTDTIQTENSTIQINNLPNGIYYIKVLDSTFKIIKN, via the coding sequence ATGAAAAGAACTTTACTTTACACTTTATTTCTATTATTTACTTTCTCTCTTTACTCGCAACCAACTATTCAATGGCAAAAGTCAATTGGGGGAACAAAAAATGACTTTGGCAGAAAAATCATTAAAACTTCAGATGGTGGTTATATTTCTGCAGGTTATACTATGTCAAATGACAAAGATATAATCAATAATCATGGCAATACTGATATAATTGTTATTAAACTTAGTAGTACCGGAACTATTCAATGGCAAAAAACTTATGGAGGAAGTAATTCCGACACAGCATCAGCAATTCAACAAACTTTGGATGGTGGTTACATTATAGCAGGAACCACTTCATCGAATGATGGAGATGTTACAGGTTATAAAGGAGGATACAGTGATTACTGGATAATTAAAATTTCAAATGACGGCACAATTGAATGGCAAAAATGTTTTGGCGGTACAAATACTGATAGTGGAAGTGATGTACAACAAACCGCAGATGGCGGATATATTGTATGTGGAAGCGCCTCTTCAAATGATGGTGACGTTTCTGGAAATCACATGGGCAATGGTGCTAGCACTGATTATTGGGTTGTTAAATTAACAAATACAGGATCTATTATGTGGCAAAAATGTTATGGCAGTAATTACGAAGAAATTTTACATTCGATAAAACTAACTTCTGATGGAGGATTTATTCTAAATGGAGAAACTTCTGGTAACGGCGGAGACGTTACTGGATTTAAAGGAGAGGTAGATTATTGGGTCGTTAAAATAAATAGTAGTGGTGTATTAGAATGGCAAAAAGCACTTGGAGGAAGCAAGTCAGATTATGGAGTTGACATTATACAAAATTCTAAAGGAAACTACATTGCTGTTGGTTATATAGCTTCTACTGATCGAGACGTTACCAATTCATATGATAATGGTGATGCTTGGATCGTAGAGCTAAGTTCTACAGGAAATATAATTTGGCAAAAATCGATAGGCGGAACAGGAAGCGATTATTTATATTCTGTCAACCAAACTACCGATGGAGGCTACATTCTTGCTGGAGATACATCTTCAAATGATTTTGATGCTACTGGACATCATGGCACTTCTTTTAATTTTGATTTTTGGATCGTCAAATTATCAAATAATGGAAATGTCGAATGGAGCAAATCTTTAGGAGGATCTGCTACTGATACAGCTAGTATGGTAAATGAAACAAGCAGTGGAAATTATATAGCTGCAGGGTATTCCTACTCTAGTGATGGCGATCTAACAATCAATAATGGGGAAAGCGATATATGGATAGTAAATCTGGGAAATAATTTAAGCATACCTAATAGAAACACTAATCCAGTTTTAAGTTTTTTTCCTAATCCAACAAAAGAGTTTATTAATTTACATGTTGATCCAAGTTTAATGGGTGCTTTCTATAAAATATATGATCAATCATCAAAATTGGTTAAAACTGACACAATACAAACGGAGAATTCTACCATTCAGATTAATAACCTCCCAAACGGAATTTACTATATAAAGGTTTTAGATTCTACTTTTAAGATTATTAAAAATTAA
- a CDS encoding TMEM143 family protein: MTREHYIPFNKEFLLEQQISAFAENPQKVDDFKKLFEIIEHYYHYESFNLNRNLKQHYALYDPDLSEKEREQFINKSNFPVFKETLLKVLERGNYYRINQKALNDAFNESDLIGLNLSIDFNAFKDFELYARGHHKAKEKVKKYFFWTKEVEIEYYDRVLIYLNYSDADYLREKKVKLGKMPIDPGSIALKIFKRVPKNDLETIFPNAIPKMSLKDKLLLWVPGVFGGLSLLSAKVIPALINMYEAYQTGETIDLLNSKTSLNQGLIALGILGAYCFRQYNNFINKKIRYSKTLSDSLYFKNVGNNSGAFYSLLNSSEEEALKETILAYTFLHESEYSLTAQELDNQIESWFQTKLNTDLDFDVNDALLKLKSIGLGIETNGKWNVIPLNQALVAIDELWDNVFEYNQKSLNYFE, from the coding sequence ATGACTAGAGAACATTATATTCCGTTTAACAAAGAATTTTTACTGGAACAGCAAATTTCTGCCTTTGCTGAAAATCCGCAAAAGGTTGATGATTTTAAAAAGTTATTCGAAATTATCGAACATTATTATCATTACGAATCTTTTAATCTTAACCGAAATTTAAAACAGCATTACGCGCTCTACGATCCGGATTTAAGCGAAAAAGAACGTGAGCAGTTTATCAATAAAAGCAATTTCCCAGTTTTTAAAGAAACGTTGCTAAAAGTTCTCGAACGTGGCAATTACTATAGAATTAATCAGAAAGCTTTAAACGACGCTTTTAACGAATCTGATTTGATCGGATTGAACCTTTCTATCGATTTTAATGCTTTTAAAGATTTCGAACTCTATGCACGCGGCCATCATAAAGCGAAAGAAAAAGTCAAAAAATACTTTTTCTGGACCAAAGAAGTCGAAATTGAATATTATGATCGAGTGCTCATTTATCTTAATTACAGCGATGCAGATTACCTGAGAGAAAAGAAAGTCAAATTAGGAAAAATGCCAATCGATCCAGGATCTATTGCATTAAAAATCTTTAAACGTGTTCCTAAAAACGATCTTGAAACCATTTTTCCGAATGCCATTCCGAAAATGTCTCTAAAGGACAAATTACTGCTTTGGGTCCCAGGTGTTTTTGGTGGACTTTCATTATTAAGTGCCAAAGTAATTCCGGCCTTGATCAATATGTATGAAGCCTATCAAACAGGCGAAACCATCGATTTATTAAACAGCAAAACCTCCTTAAATCAAGGTTTAATCGCATTGGGGATTTTAGGAGCATATTGTTTCCGTCAATACAATAACTTCATAAATAAGAAGATCAGATATTCCAAGACACTTTCTGATAGTTTGTATTTTAAAAATGTCGGGAACAACAGCGGTGCCTTTTATTCTTTATTAAATTCTTCTGAAGAAGAAGCTTTAAAAGAAACCATTCTAGCTTATACTTTTTTACACGAAAGTGAATATTCTTTAACAGCACAAGAACTAGACAATCAAATTGAATCTTGGTTTCAAACCAAACTAAATACCGATTTGGATTTTGATGTGAATGATGCTTTATTAAAATTAAAAAGCATTGGCCTCGGAATAGAAACTAATGGAAAATGGAACGTGATTCCGTTAAACCAAGCGCTTGTTGCCATAGATGAACTTTGGGATAATGTTTTTGAATATAATCAGAAAAGCTTAAATTATTTTGAGTAA